Proteins from a single region of Gasterosteus aculeatus chromosome 20, fGasAcu3.hap1.1, whole genome shotgun sequence:
- the LOC120810247 gene encoding uncharacterized protein LOC120810247 isoform X2, with amino-acid sequence MDKEKCGDVDQPDVLNAAWGVAAGGVGGVEALRFKGASLEPLQQLRPVRDKSEAEPGRRIQPGTAHRKGQARDKRPDVHNVCTCPGCPSATSPPSLETLKPRQPVPAPPPPAALCHPKDLRGAASMSLGVSLPETPQPSSTTSDPESTASAQREDQEQTAPTRASSGSFSHLPVFPCLCCHRSLQTCGQILSNQEGTDSLFPHARHPFHRHHCPMTSCLAPQFPGPFPCLPCQGSFPTCSQVCHHQHRQAHAQQQAERGGAAAGALSLHPCMHCSASFARPSQLLQHQRAEHAQKPPGFLCTECGRAFNSHSNLRIHLNVHTGARPYTCSDCGKSFSQSGALKIHRRIHTGERPYSCGFCGRGFPHLAGVRAHQRTHTGEKPYCCSQCGKCFTQSGALKIHMRIHTGERPFACRFCEKSFSNRSGIRFHYRTVHGLAPEHAGQAGAGQAGAGQAYRGSAGRSCQPGRPRSFPPTSVAMSTSNGSDRSTHAAPECTEPPAGGQAGNESKSQLEGTNPGSNRGMLVYTCEDCGLRFKDAPSRNRHQALMHYSDEEEEEEVEEEEELSTNKGVHNNSGE; translated from the exons ATGGACAAAGAGAAGTGCGGCGACGTT GATCAGCCAGATGTGCTGAACGCAGCGTGGGGCGTTGCTGccggtggtgttggtggtgttgaGGCTCTGCGTTTCAAAGGTGCCTCACTCGAACCCCTGCAACAACTACGACCTGTCCGGGACAAGTCGGAGGCAGAGCCAGGTCGACGGATCCAGCCCGGGACGGCACATAGGAAGGGACAGGCCCGAGACAAGAGACCAG ATGTGCATAATGTCTGCACCTGCCCAGGCTGCCCGTCAGCCACGTCTCCACCGTCCTTAGAGACTCTAAAACCGAGGCAGCCTGTGCCcgcgccccctcccccggccGCCTTGTGCCACCCCAAAGATCTCCGCGGTGCAGCTTCAATGAGCCTCGGCGTGAGCTTACCCGAAACCCCTCAACCGAGCAGCACCACGTCCGACCCAGAGAGCACGGCGTCCGCTCAGAGGGAGGACCAGGAGCAAACCGCTCCCACCAGAGCGTCCTCGGGCTCCTTCTCCCACCTCCCCGTGTTCCCCTGCCTGTGTTGCCATCGCAGCCTGCAGACCTGCGGCCAGATACTGAGCAACCAGGAAGGCACAGACTCCCTGTTCCCTCACGCCCGCCATCCTTTTCATCGCCACCACTGTCCCATGACCTCTTGCCTCGCCCCGCAGTTCCCCGGCCCCTTTCCCTGCCTGCCCTGCCAGGGCTCCTTTCCCACCTGCTCTCAGGTCTGCCACCACCAGCACAGACAAGCGCACGCTCAGCAACAAGCGGAAAGAGGCGGGGCGGCCGCGGGCGCTTTGTCGCTTCATCCCTGCATGCACTGCTCTGCGTCATTCGCCAGGCCGTCCCAGTTGCTGCAGCACCAGCGCGCCGAGCACGCCCAAAAGCCGCCCGGCTTCCTCTGCACGGAGTGCGGCAGGGCCTTCAACTCGCACAGCAACCTCCGCATCCACCTCAACGTGCACACCGGCGCCCGGCCCTACACCTGCTCCGACTGCGGGAAGAGCTTCAGCCAGTCGGGGGCTCTGAAGATCCACCGGCGGATTCACACCGGCGAACGGCCGTATTCATGCGGGTTTTGCGGCAGGGGGTTTCCCCACCTGGCGGGGGTCCGGGCCCATCAGAGGACCCACACAGGAGAGAAGCCCTACTGCTGTAGCCAGTGCGGCAAATGTTTCACCCAGTCGGGAGCCCTGAAGATTCACATGCGCATCCACACGGGAGAGAGGCCCTTCGCCTGCAGATTTTGCGAGAAGAGCTTTTCCAACCGCTCCGGGATCCGCTTTCACTACCGCACGGTCCACGGGCTCGCCCCTGAGCACGCCGGGCAAGCCGGAGCCGGGCAAGCCGGAGCCGGGCAAGCCTACCGGGGGTCGGCCGGACGCAGCTGTCAACCCGGACGTCCCAGGAGTTTTCCTCCGACCAGCGTGGCGATGAGTACGTCTAACGGCTCGGATAGGAGCACGCACGCCGCTCCCGAGTGCACGGAGCCTCCGGCCGGCGGTCAGGCCGGTAATGAGAGCAAGTCGCAGTTAGAGGGAACAAATCCAGGCAGCAACAGAGGGATGCTCGTGTACACGTGTGAGGACTGTGGCCTGCGCTTTAAGGACGCCCCATCCAGAAACAGGCACCAGGCTCTGATGCACTACtcggacgaggaggaggaggaggaggtggaagaggaggaagagttaAGCACAAACAAGGGGGTCCACAATAACAGCGGGGAGTGA
- the LOC120810247 gene encoding uncharacterized protein LOC120810247 isoform X1, with translation MDKEKCGDVRAQCSWMEVHQFIGDLITSGNALQDQPDVLNAAWGVAAGGVGGVEALRFKGASLEPLQQLRPVRDKSEAEPGRRIQPGTAHRKGQARDKRPDVHNVCTCPGCPSATSPPSLETLKPRQPVPAPPPPAALCHPKDLRGAASMSLGVSLPETPQPSSTTSDPESTASAQREDQEQTAPTRASSGSFSHLPVFPCLCCHRSLQTCGQILSNQEGTDSLFPHARHPFHRHHCPMTSCLAPQFPGPFPCLPCQGSFPTCSQVCHHQHRQAHAQQQAERGGAAAGALSLHPCMHCSASFARPSQLLQHQRAEHAQKPPGFLCTECGRAFNSHSNLRIHLNVHTGARPYTCSDCGKSFSQSGALKIHRRIHTGERPYSCGFCGRGFPHLAGVRAHQRTHTGEKPYCCSQCGKCFTQSGALKIHMRIHTGERPFACRFCEKSFSNRSGIRFHYRTVHGLAPEHAGQAGAGQAGAGQAYRGSAGRSCQPGRPRSFPPTSVAMSTSNGSDRSTHAAPECTEPPAGGQAGNESKSQLEGTNPGSNRGMLVYTCEDCGLRFKDAPSRNRHQALMHYSDEEEEEEVEEEEELSTNKGVHNNSGE, from the exons ATGGACAAAGAGAAGTGCGGCGACGTT CGTGCTCAGTGCTCCTGGATGGAGGTGCATCAGTTCATTGGTGACCTTATCACATCTGGAAACGCCTTGCAGGATCAGCCAGATGTGCTGAACGCAGCGTGGGGCGTTGCTGccggtggtgttggtggtgttgaGGCTCTGCGTTTCAAAGGTGCCTCACTCGAACCCCTGCAACAACTACGACCTGTCCGGGACAAGTCGGAGGCAGAGCCAGGTCGACGGATCCAGCCCGGGACGGCACATAGGAAGGGACAGGCCCGAGACAAGAGACCAG ATGTGCATAATGTCTGCACCTGCCCAGGCTGCCCGTCAGCCACGTCTCCACCGTCCTTAGAGACTCTAAAACCGAGGCAGCCTGTGCCcgcgccccctcccccggccGCCTTGTGCCACCCCAAAGATCTCCGCGGTGCAGCTTCAATGAGCCTCGGCGTGAGCTTACCCGAAACCCCTCAACCGAGCAGCACCACGTCCGACCCAGAGAGCACGGCGTCCGCTCAGAGGGAGGACCAGGAGCAAACCGCTCCCACCAGAGCGTCCTCGGGCTCCTTCTCCCACCTCCCCGTGTTCCCCTGCCTGTGTTGCCATCGCAGCCTGCAGACCTGCGGCCAGATACTGAGCAACCAGGAAGGCACAGACTCCCTGTTCCCTCACGCCCGCCATCCTTTTCATCGCCACCACTGTCCCATGACCTCTTGCCTCGCCCCGCAGTTCCCCGGCCCCTTTCCCTGCCTGCCCTGCCAGGGCTCCTTTCCCACCTGCTCTCAGGTCTGCCACCACCAGCACAGACAAGCGCACGCTCAGCAACAAGCGGAAAGAGGCGGGGCGGCCGCGGGCGCTTTGTCGCTTCATCCCTGCATGCACTGCTCTGCGTCATTCGCCAGGCCGTCCCAGTTGCTGCAGCACCAGCGCGCCGAGCACGCCCAAAAGCCGCCCGGCTTCCTCTGCACGGAGTGCGGCAGGGCCTTCAACTCGCACAGCAACCTCCGCATCCACCTCAACGTGCACACCGGCGCCCGGCCCTACACCTGCTCCGACTGCGGGAAGAGCTTCAGCCAGTCGGGGGCTCTGAAGATCCACCGGCGGATTCACACCGGCGAACGGCCGTATTCATGCGGGTTTTGCGGCAGGGGGTTTCCCCACCTGGCGGGGGTCCGGGCCCATCAGAGGACCCACACAGGAGAGAAGCCCTACTGCTGTAGCCAGTGCGGCAAATGTTTCACCCAGTCGGGAGCCCTGAAGATTCACATGCGCATCCACACGGGAGAGAGGCCCTTCGCCTGCAGATTTTGCGAGAAGAGCTTTTCCAACCGCTCCGGGATCCGCTTTCACTACCGCACGGTCCACGGGCTCGCCCCTGAGCACGCCGGGCAAGCCGGAGCCGGGCAAGCCGGAGCCGGGCAAGCCTACCGGGGGTCGGCCGGACGCAGCTGTCAACCCGGACGTCCCAGGAGTTTTCCTCCGACCAGCGTGGCGATGAGTACGTCTAACGGCTCGGATAGGAGCACGCACGCCGCTCCCGAGTGCACGGAGCCTCCGGCCGGCGGTCAGGCCGGTAATGAGAGCAAGTCGCAGTTAGAGGGAACAAATCCAGGCAGCAACAGAGGGATGCTCGTGTACACGTGTGAGGACTGTGGCCTGCGCTTTAAGGACGCCCCATCCAGAAACAGGCACCAGGCTCTGATGCACTACtcggacgaggaggaggaggaggaggtggaagaggaggaagagttaAGCACAAACAAGGGGGTCCACAATAACAGCGGGGAGTGA